GTCGTCTTCCCACTGCACCACGTCGTCGATCAGGAGTTGGGCCTGCGCGGTCAGCTCCTGCATTTCCTGGCCGGGCGCGGTGGTGGTGCAGACGATGTCCCCGTAGTAGAGCGTCACCGTCTCGACCAGGTACCACTCCTCGTAGTACGCGGTGGTGCTGAACTGGGCTTTCATCTCACAGCCGCCCATGGGCGGGTCGGTGAGCGCGCCCACCCCGCCGTTCGTCGGAGCGGTCCGCGCCACCGACCCGACGGGCAGGACGACCTCGGACTTGTACTCCTTCACCTGGCGCGCGGGGACGTCGTCCGGGGCCGGGGCGGCGCCCGCGGTCGCGGTCGAGGTCACGAGCGCCAGGGCGGACGCCCCGAGCAGGCCGAACAACTTCCCGATTCGTCTTCCGGGCATGGTCGAAAGACCCCCAAACAAGGATTCGGAACTTGTTCGCGGCAGATCAGCCGCACGCACAAGGTGCCCGGTCCGTTCGGGGCGGCATACCGCCGTTCGAGTAACGGCATTTTCGACGCAATTCGGCCGCGGTAGTCGGTGGACCACCGCGGCCGAATTCGACTAACGTCGGGAGATTTATCCGCGGCGCCACTTCTGGTTGGCGCCGCCCGTGCACTCCCACTGCTGGAGCGGCGTGCCGCTGCCGCCCCACGACGTGACGTCCACGCACTTGTTCGCCTGGGGGTTGACCAGGTCGCCCGCCGCGCTCAGCACGAACTGCTGGGCCGGGTTGCCCGAGCAGGTGGCGAGCTGGATGGCGGCGCCGTTGTCGCGCGAGCCCCAGGCCACGTCCATGCACTTGCCGAAGGCGCGGACGGTGCCGTCGCCGGGGAACGTCCAGTTCTGCGCGTTGGTGCCGTTGCAGTCCCAGACCTGGAGGCGCTGGCCGTCGACGCCGTTGCTGTTGGGCACGTCGACGCACTTGTCCTGGTAGCCGATGATCCGGCTGGTGCCGCCGCCGCCCGTGGTGGTCAGCTGGAGGCCGTAGGCGCTCAGGATCTCGTTGACCGGCTGGAACAGCGACGTGCCGCCGCCGGCGCAGGTGCCCGCGGCGCCGGAGGCGACGCCCTGCGCCTGGTTGCCCGACAGGTACGCGCCACCGGAGTCGCCGGGTTCCGCGCACGCCGTGGTGGAGGTCAGGCCGTGGACGAGGCGGCCGGAGTAGTTGACCGTCACGTTCTTGGCCTGGACGGTGCCGCAGCGCCAGCCCGTGGTGCGGCCCGACCGGCACACCGACGCGCCGACGCCCGCCTCCTGCGACCCGGCCACCGCGGCGCTGCCGCCCGAGTAGTTGTTCACGTACGGGGTGGGCGCCCAGTTGCTGTTGGTGCGGACCCAGGCGTAGTCGTTGTCCGGGAACGAGGAACCGGCGAAGGTGCCCTGGCCGACGTTGTTGTAGCCGAGCGTCGGGCTGCCCGTGCCGCCGCAGTGGCCGGCCGTGACGAAGCCGCCGTTGTTGACGGGGAAGCCGACCGAGCACAGCGTGTTGCCGTTGATGACGTACTGGTCGCCACCGCGCAGGTCGTAGACCGGGCGTGGCGCGTTGGCCGACACGACCGGCTTGACCTCGACGCCGGCCCGGGACGCGAAGGCCCGCGCGGCCGCGTCCGTGCGCGCGTCGACCACCACCGCGTTGGACGCCGGGTCGACGTACCAGGAGTGGACGTCCGCCCCGGCGGGCGCGCGGTCCAGCTTCGCCTTGGCCTCGACCAGGGACTTCTCGGTCCGGGGTACGGGCACGGGGGTGGCGCCGGCGGCCCGGACCGCGGCGGCGTCGGCCGGGTCCACGACGCCGACCTTCAGGCCGCCGTCGTACCAGGCGCCGCCGAACCGGTCGCCCAGGCGCGCCCTCAGCGCCTTCTCGACCGGCGCGGCCGCCGCCTCGGCCGCCTGGTGCACGGCGGCGTCCGCGGGGCTCCACCCCAGGTCGCGCGCCAGGGCGGCGTGCAGGGGGTCCGCCGGGGACGAGGTTGGTAGTGCGGCCTGGGCGGTGGGCACGACGACGAACGCGGCGGCCACCACCGCCGCGCAGCACTGCGCGATGAGTCTCACGACAGCTCCTTGTGCAGGGAGGAGAGGTTGTGAGAGCGCTCTCGTGAGGAAGCTTCGCAGTTGGTCCAGACCTCGTCAACAGGGTCGGTGAGAGCGCTCTCCAAGACGGTTGACCGGTACGGGCGCCGTCGGGACGCGCGCCGTCACCTCGACCGGCGCGCCGGGTCAGTTCGGCGTGCCGGGGGTGGGGTCGCGCAGGCTGAAGTCGGTCCGGTTCCGGTCGGTGTCGGTGCTCACCGCGTCACGACCGGAGGAGAAGAGCGCGGGTCCCCCGGGAGGCGGGCTCGCCGGCGTGCCCTCGCGCCCCGCCGGGGGAACCGCGAACGAGAAGCCCACCGCGTCGACCTTCACGCCGGCCTCGGTGTAGACCGCCACACCACCGAGGTCCGGGATGTCGACTTGCGGGGAGAGGGACAGCACCTGCACCTCGGGAGGGACCGTGCCGCTGAAGGCCGAACCGGTGAGCACCAGCACGTCGCCCTGCCGCCCGTAGGGCTCCAGGGCCGCGGTCCCCACCGGGAAGGAGAAGCCCCAGTACATCCCGTTCGCGAGGTAGAGCCTGATCTCGAAGCGGTCGAGTTCGACCGGCCGCGGGCTGACGTTGCGGATCTCGACGAACTCGTCGGTGCTGCCGAAGGGGCCGCGGGTCATCACCTCGTTGACCACCAGCGACGACGAGGCCGGCAGGCCGACGGCAGCGGCCTCGCCCGCCCGGGCGAGGCCGGTGGTCGCGGTCGTGACCGCGGCGAGGGCGACGACGCCGGTCAGGGTTGCGCGCATGGCACTCCTCTCCCCGGAGGACGAGCATCGCGCACCCCGTGAGCGGCGGGAAGGGGCCAAAACCGGCCGGCGCCGCCCCGGAATCCGGGACGGCGCCGCCGGGTGGTGCTACGGGTTGACCGTGATGGTGAAGGTGGACGTGCGGTTGCGGATGTTCTCGTTGTTGTTGCTCAACCGCAGGTTGTTGAACGTCGCCGAGCCCACCGCCGGCCCCTGCCCGACCTCCGGCAGCTCGTTGGCCCACACGCCGATGCCGGACTTGGCCTGGAACTCGTCACCGCTGAGCCGCGCCCCCGAGATCGACACGTTGGTCAGCACCGTGTCCTGCACCGGGTTCTGCGGCTGACCGCCCACGTAGTTGGTCTGGAACATGATCCCGCTGTAGGTCGGGTCGACGATGTCCACGTCGTTGACCCGGATGCCCCGGAACGGCTTGGACGCGGAGAACATCCAGATCCCCGGGAACGTCTGCGCGCCCCAGAAGTGGCCACCGGTGCGCACCAGCGTGATCCCGCTGAACGTGGTCGGCTCGGGCCCGAACCCGTTCATCGGGTAGCCGAAGTCCAGCGAGCTGATGGTGACGCCCGCGTACGTCAGCGTGTCGGCCACGTAGATGTTGCGGAAGGTGTTGAGGAAGCCGCCGTAGACCGCCAGGCCGGCCGCGCGCCACGTGGTCAGGGACGTCAGGTTCTCGTAGACGTTGTTCTTCTCGTCCGCGCCGCCCGCGTCGATCGCCGAGAACAGCGCGAAGCTGTCGTCGCCGGTCGAGCGCGCCTCGATGTTCTGCACGAGGTTGTCCGTGCTGCCGTTGGTCATGTTGATGCCGTCGGCGAACATGTCCCGGATGCGCGAGTTCCTGATGGTCATGGAGTCGGTGTTCGCGCCCCAGTACAGGCACACCATGTGCTCGGCCCAGATGTTGTCGATGGTGATGTTCGAGACGTTGGCGAAGTCGAACACCTTGCCCGGGCCGTCGATGCGCGACACGTAGTTGCCGAAGAACGAGAACCCGCTGAACGTCGAGCCGTTCACCGAGGACTCGGCGCGGAAGCCCGCGTCGGTGTTCTCCTGCGTGGTGGGCACGACGAACCGGGTGAACCACGGGCCGGCGCCGATCACGCGGACCGGCTTGCCGTACACCTGGAACTTCTGCGCCGTGGTGTAGGTGCCCGCGGGCAGGTACACGCCGAGCAGGGTGCCGCTGGTGTCCATGCGGAACCGGTCGAGCGCGTTCTGCACGTCCTGGTGGCCGAACCCGGCCGGGGTGACGTAGCGGGCGGGGTCGGGGTTGGCCTGCGCCACCGCGTTCTCGAAGTTGACGAAGTCGATGGCGTAGCTGGTGGTGTTCGCGGCGTCCTTCTGGAGCTTGATCTTGGTGCCCGCCGGGAAAGTCCCGTCGAGCACCACGTTGGCCTCGTCGTAGATGTGCCGCGGGCCGCCGGCGCCCGGCGAGTTGCCGGGGTTGGCCTCGTTGCCGTAGAGCCAGATGTGGCGCGAGGTCAGGTCGATGGCCTTGTGGTAGGTGCCGTTGACGTAGACGTTGAGCGTGGCGCTGATGCCGCCGCCGCCCGGGGCGTCCGGGATGGAGAACCGGGTGACCAGGGTGTTGGTGGCGGTGCCGGTGGTGAACTCGACCGACGCGCCGGTGCTGTTCAGCGTCACCGCGCGGCGGCCGGACGCCTCGCCGGCGAGGTCGCCGATGGTGCGGTTCGGGCCGATCTTGGCGGCGCCGCCCGCGACCACGCCGTCCTCGGCCTCGACGTGCTGCCACGGCACGTTCGCGCCGCGGCCGACGAACAGCGGCTGGGTGGACAGGTTGTTGGCCTGCCGGGCCGCGATCTCGTTGGCGTCGACCGCGACCTGGGTGCGGACGGTGTAGTTGCCGTTGGCCGCGGTCCACGAGCCGAGGGTGACCTGCGGCGCGGACTGGCCCGGCTGGATCGTGCCGGTGTAGCCGCCGGTCAGGGTGCGGACGGCGGTGCCGGCGGAGTCGAGGACGGTCAGCGTGACGCCGTGCGCGCCGGCGGCGGTGGCGATGGTGCCCTCGTTGCGCAGGACGGCGCTGAAGGTGGTGCTCTGGTTGTTCGACGGGTTGCCCGGCGACCAGGAGACCGTCGCGACCAGGTCGGAGCTGGGCACCGGGGTGACCACGAGCGCCGACGGGTGCAGGCGGGCGTTGTTCGCCTCGTCCTGCTCGACGACCTTCTTCGTCTCGTCGACCTTGGCGGTGTACTGGTAGGAGCCGGAGCCGCGCGGGCCGATGTCGGCCGAGGCGGTCGCCGACGCGCCCGCCGCCAGCGCGCCCACCTGGGCGGTGCCGACGGGCTGGTCGCCCAGGAAGAAGGTCACGTCGGTGGCCGCGGAGGCGGCCGTGCCCGCGTTGCGCACGGTCGCGGACAGCGTGATCGGGTTCGTCTCCACCGGGCTCGCCGGGGTGAACGAGGTGCCGGTGACGGTCAGGTCCGGGTTGGGCGCCGACGTGCCGAACACCTGGAACTCGGCGACCTGGCCGCCGGGCGCGCCGGTGTTGGCGGTGATGCGCAGCTGCACGTCCGCGACGCGCGCGGTCAGCGGGATGGTCACCGAGTTGCCGGTGGCCGGGTCGAAGCGGTAGTCGCGGGCCGGGACCAGGCCGGTGAAGCCGGACGCGCTCTGCTCGCGGCCGAGGACCTGGATGTTCTGCGTGCGCGCGCCCCACGCCGACGACGGGTTGAGCCGCAGCGTGACCGACGTGAGGTCCGCGTTCGCGCCGAGCTGGGTGGTCAGCGTGTTCGGGTAGGTGGCGCCCTCCCAGTAGGTGTTCACGTCGTCGTCGTTGGCGTTGGCGGCGACGAAGGTGAACGTGTGGGAGCTGGCCGTGATCGGCTTGCCCTTGGCGAGGTTCGCGCCGCCGCTGCCGGGCCGGGTGACGCTGTTGCTCTGCGGCGACTGGTTGCCCGCCGCGTCCTTGGCGACCACGTAGTAGGTGACCGCGACGCCGTCGGGCTGGCTGTCGGTGTAGCTCAGGACGTTGCCCGCGACGCTGGTGCGCAACTGGCCGTTGGCGTACACGTCGTAGCCGGTCACGCCGACGTTGTCGGTGGCGGCGGACCAGGTCAGCCGGATCTGGCCGGACTGCGGCGTGCTGTAGGCGAGGTTGGTCGGCGCGGCGGGCGCCTGGGTGTCGCCGCCGGAGGTGCCGTGCACCTCGAACTCGGCGACCTGGCCGGCGGGCCAGCCGGTGTTGCCGGTGATCCACAGCCGCACGTACCGCGTGGTGGTGGCGGTGAACTGGATGGTCACCGTGTTGTTCGAGGCGGGGTTGAAGGTGTAGGGCGCCGACGGGACGAGGTCGCCGAACGTCGTGCCGTCCGTGCTGTGCTGCACGGCCAGCGTCTGCGTGCGCGCCCCCCAGTTCGCGGTGGGCAGCTTGAGCACCACGCGGTCGACCTTCAGGGCCGCGCCCAGGTCGGCCCGCAGCCACTGCGGGAACGCGTTGTTGGCGCTCTCCCAGTAGGTGGCCTGGTTGCCGTCGCCGGCGTTGGGCGCCTGGTAGACGTCGCTGTGGCTGCTCGCGGTGTAGGTGGCGGGCAGCACGGCCTGCGCGTCGACGACCCGGCGGACGTCGACCTCGGCGAGCTGCGCGCCCCGACCCGCGCTGTTGCCGGTCACCTCGACCCGCACGTAGCGCACCAGCGTCGGGTCGACGTCGAGGGTGACCTGGTTGCCCCGGTCGGGGGTGAAGGTGTGGGTGGCGGAGGGGACGAGCGTGGCCAGGCCCCCGCCGTCCAGGCCGGCCTGGACGCTCAGGGTCTGGGTCCGCTCGCCCCAGTGCTCGGGCACGGACAGCCGGACCTGGTCGATCCGGGTGGGCGCGCCGAGGTCGAGGTCGACCGACCGGGGGAGGGAGTCGGTCTGCCAGTAGGTGCCCCGGTCGCCGTCGTGGACCAGCGCGGCGGCGGGAGCGCCCTGGGCGGCAGGGGTGACCAGGGTCAACGCGGTGACGGACAGCGCGAGCAGCGCCGCGGCTAGGCGTGAACGAGCACGTGTCGTCGGTGACATCGTGGTGCCGGCCCTTCTCGTTGGGCGGGTGCAGGGGGGCGCAAGCAGGCGAAATCGTTGCTTGTCGCAAAGTTCCGTCTGCTTGTCGTTTTTTTGCGTGGTGCGCTCGCAGAGTTGCAGACGGTCTGTGTGAAAGTCAACACATCCCGGGAGTCGGGCGGCCGTGCTGCGGTAACGGCGCCCGCGGCGGCGGGTGCGTTCGGGGGAGGGGGTGGAGATCTAGACTCGACCCCTGGGGAGGTGGCGGTTGAGCGACCCGAAAGCGGCGTTGGCGCGGGAACTGGGACGGCTGCGGCGGCGGGTCCCGGACGTGTCGGACGAGGCGGTGGCCCGGCGCGCGAGCGCGGTGGTGCTGCCCTCGGGGCGGCGGGTGGCGGTGAACGCCCGGCGGCTGGGGGAGTGGGTCGGCGGGCGGTCCGTGCCGCGCGACTTCGACGCCGTGCTGGCCGTCGCGATGGCGACCGGTGGGGTGACCGGGGTGGAGCGGTTGCGCGGGTTGTGGCGGGCGGCGCGGCGGGAGCGGCGCGGTCCGGCCTCGGCGGAGACCCCGGTCGCACCCCCGGTCCCGGTCGCACCTCCGGTCCCGGTCGCACCGCCGCCTCCGGTTCCCGCCCGGTCCCGGACGGCCCCCGTCCCGGCTCCGGTGCCGACCGGGACGGGGCGCGGCGACCGGGTGGGCGGGGCCGTGGTGGGCCGGATCGCGGTGGGCCGACCGCCCAGCGACGCGGCGGCACTGCGGAGCAGGCCCGCGCTCACCGGGGCGATCGAGGCGGCGCTGGGGGACCCGGGCGTGCGCCGGGTGCTGCTCACCGGCGCGGGCGGCGTCGGCAAGTCGCAGTTGGCCACCGCCGTGTTCCACCGATCACCTGCCGACGTGCGGGTGTGGGTCGCCGCGCGCACCCGGCAGTCCGTGCTCACCGGCTACGCCCGCGCGTGGCGGGCGCTGGTCGCCTCCGAGGCCGGCACCGACGACGAGGCGCAGGCCGACCTGTTCCTCAACCGGCTGCGCACCACCACCACGTCCTGGCTGGTGGTGCTGGACGACGTGGACGACCCGGCCGAGCTCGCCGGCCTGTGGCCCGCGGGCGACGCCGGGCGCAGCGTGGTCACCACGCGCCGGCGCGACGCCGCGCTGCTCCGGCCGGACGTGCGGGTGGTGCCGGTGGGCACGTTCGACCCCGACGAGGCCGCGGCCTACCTGGCCGAGCGGCTGTCGGTCGACCCGCGGCACCGGCCGGAGGACCAGGCCGCGCTCGCCGCCGCGGTCGGGTGCTTCCCGCTCGCGCTCGCGCAGGCCGCCGCGTTCCTCATCGACACCGGCGTGGACGTGCCCGCCTACCTGGACCTGCTGGCCGACCGGCGGCAGCGGGTGGCCGACCTGTTCCCGCCCTCCTCGCCCGCGGACGCGCACGACGACACGGTGGCGGGCGCGGTGCGGCTGGCCGCGGAGCGGGCCGGGTCGCTGGCGGCCACCGCGCCCGACGTGCTGGGCCTGGTCTCGGTGCTCGCGCCGGACGGCATCCCCGAGGCGGTGCTGCTCGACGGCGGGCGCGGCCTGCTGGCCCTGCGCGCCCTGCACCGGCTCAACCTGGTCACCCACCACGACCGCCGCGTCGAGGCGCACGCCCTCGTGCAGCGCGCCGCCCGCGACCTCGTGCCCGACCTGGGCGCCGTGGCGGTGGCGGCGGCCGACGCGCTGGAGCGCGAGTGGGCCGGGGCCGACCCGGACACCGCCGCCGCGCTGCACCGCAACGCCGAGGTGCTGCGCGCGGTCGCCGGCGAGCACCTGTGGCGGGGCGGGATGCACCCGGTGCTCGACCGCGTCGTCCGCTACCTGGACAGCATCGGCCGGGCCGCGGCCGCCCGCGACGTGGCGGTCGGGCTGCTGGCGCGGGCGGTCGAACCGCGCGACGTGGTGGTGCTGCGCACCCGGGTCGCCAAGGCGACCGGTGACCTCGGCGACCCGGCGGCGGCGCTGGCGGCGCTGGGCGAGGTGCTGGAGCAGGCGGAGCGCGAGCTCGGGCCGACCGACACCGACACCCTGTGGGCCCGGCTGTACCAGGCGCGGTTCCGGATGGAGTCGGGCCTGGTGGCGGACGCGCTCGCCGGGTTCGACTCGCTGATCGCCGACTGCGGCCTGCCCGCCGGGCACCCGCTGGTGGTGGCCGCGCTGGACGACCGCGTGCTGACCCTGGGCCTGTCCGGCGACACCGAGGGCGCCCGGGAGGCCGCCGCCGCGCTGGTGGAGGTGCTGCGGGCGGAGCTGGGGCCGCGGCACCCGCAGACGCTGCGCGTCCTGCTGGGGCTCGCCCGCTGGGTGGGCGAGGGCGGCGACGCCCGGCGGTCCGTGGAGCTCCACCGGGAGGCGGTGGACGGCCTGGGGTCGGTGGGCGCCCGCGGCCTGCACGACGCGTTCATCGCCCGGCACAACCTGGCCTACTGGCGCGCCGTGGCCGGGGACCTGGCGGAGGCCGTCACCGAGTTCGGCGCGGCCGCCGCCGACGCCGAGCGGGTCCTGGGGCGACGGCACCCCACCACCCTGACCTGCCTGGCCAACCAGGCGTTCTGGTGCGGGGTGGCGGGTGACGCGTCGGCGGTGGAGCGGCTGGCCCGGCTGCGCGGGGAGGTCGAGGCGGTGTTCGGCCCGCGGCACCCGCGCGTGCTGCGGACCCGCCAGCAGCTGGCCGACCTCCTGCACCGGGGCGGCCGGCGGACCGAGGCGGTCGCCGAGCTGCGCGCGGTGCTGGCGGAGATGTCCCGGGTGCAGGGGGAGAACCACCCGCGCACCCGGGAGGCGGCGCAACTGCTGGCGGGGTGGGGGGTCAGGACCGCCGCACGATGAGCCGCTGCAGCGCGATGAACGCCAGCAGCAGGGCACCGACGACGATCTTGGTCCACCACGAGGACAGCGTGCCCTGGAACGAGACCAGCGTCTGGATCGTGCCCAGCACCAGCACGCCCGCCACCGAGCCGACCACGAACCCGACCCCGCCGGACAGCAGGCTGCCGCCCACCACCACGGCGGCGATCGCGTCCAGCTCCATGCCCACCGCGTGCAGGCTGTAGCCGGACAGCATGTAGAGGCTGTAGAGCAGGCCGCCCAGGGCCGAGCAGAAGCCGCTGACCACGTACACGCCGATCTTCGCGCGCGTGGTGGCCAGGCCCATCAGCCGCGCCGAGGACTCGCTGCCGCCCACGGCGTACACGGTGCGCCCGAACCGGGTCAGGTGCAGCACGTACGCCGCGGCCAGCACCACCACCAGGGCGATCACCACCGGGTAGGTGATGGTCACCTTGCCGGGCAGCTCGATCGACTCCGTGGCCAGGGTGCGGAAGGCCGGGTCCTTGATGGAGATCGACTCCACGCTGATCACGAAGCACAGGCCGCGGGCCAGGAACATGCCGGCCAGCGTCACGATGAACGGCTGCACGCCGAACCGGTGGATCACCCAGCCCATCGCCAGGCCCAGCCCGGAGCCCACCACGAGCACCGCGACCACCACCAGCAGCGGCGGCCAGCCCGCGCGCAGCCCGGCCGCCGCGATCATCGTGGACAGCGCCACCACCGAGCCCACCGACAGGTCGATGCCGCCGGTCAGGATCACGAACGTCATGCCGACCGCGAGCACGATCAGGAACGCGTTGTCGATGAACAGGTTCGCCACCACCTGGCCGGTCGCGAACCCCTCGTACCGCACCGAGCCGACGCCGAACGTCGCCACGAACACCACGAACGTGGCGATCACCGGCAGGAACCGCTTCGGGACGCTCACCGTCACCCCGGACGGCTTCCGGGACGCCGGGGTCACCTCCGGCTCGACGGCCACTGTCTGCTTCATGCGGGCACCCCTCGCCTCACCCGGAACTTGACCGGCGCCTGCACCAGGCACACCGCCATCACCACGACCGCCTTGAACACCAGCGTGATCTCCGGCGCGATGCCCGCGGTGTAGACCGTGGTGGTCAGCGTCTGGATGATCAGCGCGCCGAGCAGCGTGCCGGTCAGCGAGTACCGCCCGCCGGCCAGTGACGTGCCGCCGATGACCACCGCCAGGATCGCGTCCATCTCGATCCACAGGCCGGCGTTGTTGGCGTCCGCCGCGCTCACGTTGGAGCTGATCATCAGGCCGGCGATG
This portion of the Saccharothrix syringae genome encodes:
- a CDS encoding tetratricopeptide repeat protein gives rise to the protein MSDPKAALARELGRLRRRVPDVSDEAVARRASAVVLPSGRRVAVNARRLGEWVGGRSVPRDFDAVLAVAMATGGVTGVERLRGLWRAARRERRGPASAETPVAPPVPVAPPVPVAPPPPVPARSRTAPVPAPVPTGTGRGDRVGGAVVGRIAVGRPPSDAAALRSRPALTGAIEAALGDPGVRRVLLTGAGGVGKSQLATAVFHRSPADVRVWVAARTRQSVLTGYARAWRALVASEAGTDDEAQADLFLNRLRTTTTSWLVVLDDVDDPAELAGLWPAGDAGRSVVTTRRRDAALLRPDVRVVPVGTFDPDEAAAYLAERLSVDPRHRPEDQAALAAAVGCFPLALAQAAAFLIDTGVDVPAYLDLLADRRQRVADLFPPSSPADAHDDTVAGAVRLAAERAGSLAATAPDVLGLVSVLAPDGIPEAVLLDGGRGLLALRALHRLNLVTHHDRRVEAHALVQRAARDLVPDLGAVAVAAADALEREWAGADPDTAAALHRNAEVLRAVAGEHLWRGGMHPVLDRVVRYLDSIGRAAAARDVAVGLLARAVEPRDVVVLRTRVAKATGDLGDPAAALAALGEVLEQAERELGPTDTDTLWARLYQARFRMESGLVADALAGFDSLIADCGLPAGHPLVVAALDDRVLTLGLSGDTEGAREAAAALVEVLRAELGPRHPQTLRVLLGLARWVGEGGDARRSVELHREAVDGLGSVGARGLHDAFIARHNLAYWRAVAGDLAEAVTEFGAAAADAERVLGRRHPTTLTCLANQAFWCGVAGDASAVERLARLRGEVEAVFGPRHPRVLRTRQQLADLLHRGGRRTEAVAELRAVLAEMSRVQGENHPRTREAAQLLAGWGVRTAAR
- a CDS encoding ricin-type beta-trefoil lectin domain protein, with the translated sequence MRLIAQCCAAVVAAAFVVVPTAQAALPTSSPADPLHAALARDLGWSPADAAVHQAAEAAAAPVEKALRARLGDRFGGAWYDGGLKVGVVDPADAAAVRAAGATPVPVPRTEKSLVEAKAKLDRAPAGADVHSWYVDPASNAVVVDARTDAAARAFASRAGVEVKPVVSANAPRPVYDLRGGDQYVINGNTLCSVGFPVNNGGFVTAGHCGGTGSPTLGYNNVGQGTFAGSSFPDNDYAWVRTNSNWAPTPYVNNYSGGSAAVAGSQEAGVGASVCRSGRTTGWRCGTVQAKNVTVNYSGRLVHGLTSTTACAEPGDSGGAYLSGNQAQGVASGAAGTCAGGGTSLFQPVNEILSAYGLQLTTTGGGGTSRIIGYQDKCVDVPNSNGVDGQRLQVWDCNGTNAQNWTFPGDGTVRAFGKCMDVAWGSRDNGAAIQLATCSGNPAQQFVLSAAGDLVNPQANKCVDVTSWGGSGTPLQQWECTGGANQKWRRG
- a CDS encoding lamin tail domain-containing protein; this encodes MRATLTGVVALAAVTTATTGLARAGEAAAVGLPASSSLVVNEVMTRGPFGSTDEFVEIRNVSPRPVELDRFEIRLYLANGMYWGFSFPVGTAALEPYGRQGDVLVLTGSAFSGTVPPEVQVLSLSPQVDIPDLGGVAVYTEAGVKVDAVGFSFAVPPAGREGTPASPPPGGPALFSSGRDAVSTDTDRNRTDFSLRDPTPGTPN
- the yjfF gene encoding galactofuranose ABC transporter, permease protein YjfF, producing the protein MKQTVAVEPEVTPASRKPSGVTVSVPKRFLPVIATFVVFVATFGVGSVRYEGFATGQVVANLFIDNAFLIVLAVGMTFVILTGGIDLSVGSVVALSTMIAAAGLRAGWPPLLVVVAVLVVGSGLGLAMGWVIHRFGVQPFIVTLAGMFLARGLCFVISVESISIKDPAFRTLATESIELPGKVTITYPVVIALVVVLAAAYVLHLTRFGRTVYAVGGSESSARLMGLATTRAKIGVYVVSGFCSALGGLLYSLYMLSGYSLHAVGMELDAIAAVVVGGSLLSGGVGFVVGSVAGVLVLGTIQTLVSFQGTLSSWWTKIVVGALLLAFIALQRLIVRRS
- a CDS encoding discoidin domain-containing protein, coding for MSPTTRARSRLAAALLALSVTALTLVTPAAQGAPAAALVHDGDRGTYWQTDSLPRSVDLDLGAPTRIDQVRLSVPEHWGERTQTLSVQAGLDGGGLATLVPSATHTFTPDRGNQVTLDVDPTLVRYVRVEVTGNSAGRGAQLAEVDVRRVVDAQAVLPATYTASSHSDVYQAPNAGDGNQATYWESANNAFPQWLRADLGAALKVDRVVLKLPTANWGARTQTLAVQHSTDGTTFGDLVPSAPYTFNPASNNTVTIQFTATTTRYVRLWITGNTGWPAGQVAEFEVHGTSGGDTQAPAAPTNLAYSTPQSGQIRLTWSAATDNVGVTGYDVYANGQLRTSVAGNVLSYTDSQPDGVAVTYYVVAKDAAGNQSPQSNSVTRPGSGGANLAKGKPITASSHTFTFVAANANDDDVNTYWEGATYPNTLTTQLGANADLTSVTLRLNPSSAWGARTQNIQVLGREQSASGFTGLVPARDYRFDPATGNSVTIPLTARVADVQLRITANTGAPGGQVAEFQVFGTSAPNPDLTVTGTSFTPASPVETNPITLSATVRNAGTAASAATDVTFFLGDQPVGTAQVGALAAGASATASADIGPRGSGSYQYTAKVDETKKVVEQDEANNARLHPSALVVTPVPSSDLVATVSWSPGNPSNNQSTTFSAVLRNEGTIATAAGAHGVTLTVLDSAGTAVRTLTGGYTGTIQPGQSAPQVTLGSWTAANGNYTVRTQVAVDANEIAARQANNLSTQPLFVGRGANVPWQHVEAEDGVVAGGAAKIGPNRTIGDLAGEASGRRAVTLNSTGASVEFTTGTATNTLVTRFSIPDAPGGGGISATLNVYVNGTYHKAIDLTSRHIWLYGNEANPGNSPGAGGPRHIYDEANVVLDGTFPAGTKIKLQKDAANTTSYAIDFVNFENAVAQANPDPARYVTPAGFGHQDVQNALDRFRMDTSGTLLGVYLPAGTYTTAQKFQVYGKPVRVIGAGPWFTRFVVPTTQENTDAGFRAESSVNGSTFSGFSFFGNYVSRIDGPGKVFDFANVSNITIDNIWAEHMVCLYWGANTDSMTIRNSRIRDMFADGINMTNGSTDNLVQNIEARSTGDDSFALFSAIDAGGADEKNNVYENLTSLTTWRAAGLAVYGGFLNTFRNIYVADTLTYAGVTISSLDFGYPMNGFGPEPTTFSGITLVRTGGHFWGAQTFPGIWMFSASKPFRGIRVNDVDIVDPTYSGIMFQTNYVGGQPQNPVQDTVLTNVSISGARLSGDEFQAKSGIGVWANELPEVGQGPAVGSATFNNLRLSNNNENIRNRTSTFTITVNP